The following nucleotide sequence is from Paenibacillus andongensis.
AGTAGGCCTGAAATGGGAGAAATTTCTTGGTGAATTTATAGGCCAGGTTCGAGATAAGGGTAAGAAATCACGGATCAATCTACTTGGGTTTATTACCTTTCCTCGCATTCGTTAATAACAAAAAGAACGTCTCTTATGCACAAAGCTGCGAATAGAGGCGTTTCTTTGCTTGGTTCCATTGCTAATTGCGTTTATTCTTAACTGTGATGACTCCAAGTTTTTTACCAAGCCACATGTACAATGGATTCTTGATAAGAATAGCCTCCTTCTTAAATGTTAGTCATTTTAAGATATTTTTCTCGAGGCTGTTCCTAGATATACGGTTAATTAATTACCAATCCTTTGGAGTCCGAGAGGTCTGTTAAGCTACAGCCTGCTTTCCCGCTTTACTTCCTCGACGATTGCTTTAACCCCCTTGTCGATTTGATCCGAATCTGTTTTTGATATGCTGATCCGCAAAAACTTCTCCCTTTCTAGAAAATCCGATAAATAAAATCCTTTTCCAGACACAACACTGACATCCCTTGCTGTAAGACGCTTTATTAACTGCTCTAGATTGACTGTTTGCGGCAGCTTAAACTGCATATAAATCCCCGAGCTAACGTCCGATACTTCTATCAAGCCAGTATCATCATGCCTCTGTACGGCTTCATTCAAGAAACGAATCCGAGCTTCGTATTGGCTTTTTATATTATGTTTATGCCGTGTGTACATGCCGTTGTTGATGTACACCTCGAGTGCAGCCTGGGACAAAAGCGAGGTGTCACCGTAACTAATGTACGAACGAAATGTCTCGAGCAACCGTTCCGGCAAAACAGCCGCTCCCAAGCGCAAGCCCGGGAAAATGATTTTCGAAAAGCTTTTCAAATAAACAATGTGTGAAGTTCTGTTGTATGCATAGATGGAATCAAACCCCTTTGCTTCGCCTAAGTCGGCCATATAATCGTCTTCCACGACGAACACATTATATTTGCTGGCCAAATTGGCGATCGCCCTCCTCTCCTCCACACGATACGAGGTTCCAAGCGGATTATGGCATCTCGACATCGTATAAAAAAATTTAATTCCGCCGTTTTTGAACTTCATCTCCAATTCCCGCAAATCAATACCTTTCGACGTACGGGCAATTCCGCAAACCGGGATACGCTCCGCCTCAAGATAACGCAAATAATAATCATAACTCGGCTGCTCGACCAAGATGATCGTGTTTCCGTTCGGAAACGGCATTTTTGTCAAAATTTCCAATGCCTTCTGTGCGCCCGAAGTGACGACAATCGACTCCGCTTTTGCAAATACTTGACTGTCGGCCAAATGAGAGACAAGCGTCTGGCGCAGTTGAATCATTCCTTGCGGTTCACCGTATGTGAATAATTGGTATTTATAAGTATCAATCGCTTTGTTCAAGCAGTGTTGGAAATCCAAATACGGAAACAAGTGCAGATCCGGAGACGCCGAGGCAAAATCGATCTTTTCGTCAATCGTTCTGTTACGCCTATCCGCTAAATTTTCAACGACGTAAAAGCCGCTTTGCGGGATCGAATAGACCGCGTGGCGCTTCTCCAGTTCTGCATAGACGCGTGTGATCGTACTTAGGCTGCAGTCGTACATCTTCATAGCAGCGCGGACAGAAGGCAGCTTTTGGCCTGAATGGTAATGACCATCTAAGATTTTCTGCTCCATTTCAGAAAGAATAGACATATATTTTTTCACGCTGCGCCTCTTTTCGGATAGGAAGAATTGATCCAATTTTTTCTCACCATTATACACGACCTAACTGTATCGATACACTTATCGAAATCGTGCATTGTTCGGATGTACATTTCGTCTTACATTTATATACAACGGATATGACATTCATTGAATAGGATCCAGGTCGTAGAAGGAGGAAACCATCATGAAAAACCAAATGAAACTTGCTTATCTTGCTGCGGTACTGAACGCAGTGATCGTCGGACTTTCTTTCTTATTTACCAAAGTAGCACTCGAATACGCTAACCCCCTCGATACGCTAATGAATCGCTTTGCAGCTTCGTTCATCATCATGTCGATTCCTGTTGCGTTCGGCTGGATCAAGCTTACTTACCGTGGTAAACCGTTGGCTAAAGTGTTACTGCTCGCAACGATGTACCCGATTGGATTTTTTACACTTCAAGCATTTGGGCTGCAGAGCGCCACCTCTTCCGAAGGAGGTATTGTATTCGCCATTACACCGGTCTTGACGATACTACTTGCCTTTGTATTTTTGAAGGAAACCACAACCGTTATGCAGAAGCTATCGATCTTCCTCTCGGTGTTCGGCGTCATGTTCATCTTTATTATGAAGGGAAGCCGTCTCGATTTGTCGAACCTGACAGGCCTATCCCTATTGTTCTTATCCTGCCTGGCTTTAGCGGGATACAGTGTTTTAGCTAAGTCCTTACTAAGGACGTTCAACCCAATGGAAATCACCTACTTGATGCTCGGAATCGGCTTCATCACTTTTCTTATTGGTTCAGTTTCTAATCATTTAACCGCCGGAACGATAGATCTCTTAGTTAAACCGCTCACCAACGGTACTTTCCTCTTGTCAATCTTTTACCTTGGCGTGTTTTCCTCACTCATAACAGCGCTCCTTTCCAACTATAGCTTGTCAAAATTGGAAGCTTCAAAAACAAGTGTATTCTCCAATCTGTCGACTATCGTCTCCATCGCGGCCGGCGCACTATTTCTCGGGGAACAAATCACGATATATTCCATCATCGGTTCGCTGTTGATCATAACGGGAGTTATGGGAACAAATCGTTTTGGAGCGAAAAGGAATAAAGCCGTAAATGTTCAAGCAGGTCAAGTAGAAGCGTGAATCTTTTATTATAAAAATAGGAGTGAATTTAATATGTCATCCATTAACCAAACCGATTTTTTGACCATCGTCAAGGAACGTCATTCCGTCAAACATTATGACGCTTCACACAATATGAGCGAACAAGAGATTAAGGAACTTCTGGAGATTGCGATAAGCGCACCTTCAGCCTGGAACCTTCAACATTGGAAGTTTCTCGCCATTATCGACCAAGCGGCCAAAGAGAAGCTGCTGCCTATCGCTTACGGCCAGAAGCAAGTCGTCGAGGCAGCAGTCGTGGTCGCCATACTTGGAGACCTTCAAGCCAATCTGAACGCCGAAGCCATCTATGGCCCGGATGTAGCAGCTGGCCTATTGCCTGAGAAGGTCAAGCTGAGCATTTTCGACCAAATTGAATACCAATACAACAATGTGCCCACTGCTCCACGCGATGAAGCCATTCGCAATGCATCCTTAGCCGCGATGCAGCTTATGCTCGCCGCCAAGGCGAAAGGACTTGATTCAGGTCCGATGGGCGGATACGATGCCGAACAATTCGTCGAAGCGTTCGACGTCCCGTCCCGGTATGTTCCGGTCATGCTGGTCGCGATTGGCAAAGCAGCCCAACCTGCACGTCCGAGCTCTCGCCTCCCAGTGGAACAGACGATTGTCTGGAATCATTTCTGAGCATGGCAGCATCCCTGAATGCATTATTTCGTAAACGAATCGGTCTTTCGGCAAACATAAACTTGACGATTGAAAGCTTGCATTTCATTCTCGAAAAAACAGCAACAACCATCCCTTTCGAAAATTTTAGTATAATTGAACACAGAACGTTGCCTTCGATTCCCAAAATCCAATAAGCGATATGGCGGAATGCAAAGATATACAAAAGATTATCGCAGAACATCCGGAATCTCGATTTAATAAGCATCGGTTAATTACAAAAATGACAAAAGGCGGAAATATAACATTAACTGATCATTCTTTTACACAATGGGATCATGGGATAATGACGAAAGAGGACATCGACAGCGTGAGATTTAAATTGTTATTGAATCCGTATTTTGGGATGTAACTCCTACCAATTCCATTGCCACACACTTTCTCGTTATTTACAGACTAACATGATCAGCAAAAATAACCTTGGCCGACTATCGGCCAAGGCTATTTGCTTACGAGCGAATCCGATCCGATTCGCGATTAGTGACTCAACATCATCGCCGGGTCCGGATTGTCCCCTCCGGCGGTTCCGTCTTCTTCCTGCATCTTCGGTTTACGCAGAAGGAGCGTCAGTGCGACACCCGCTGTCGCGATGCACGCGGACAGGAAGAACGTGTCGCCGTAACCCGCAACGACGGCGTTCAGCGGATTCGCGTTCGCTCCCTCGCTTGCGGCGTGGGAAGTGATTTGCGATGTCAGATAACCCGTCAAGCCCGCGACCGCGAACGAGACGACGACTTGCTGAGCTGCTGTTGTTAGCGGTGTAACGCGGCTCACCAGACGGCGAGGCGCAGAGTTCAGGACATGCGTGTTGAGCGGCATCATGGAGAAGCCCATGCCGAGACCCATGATGCAGATACACAAGATGATAACCCACAGCGAGGTATCCACCGATATGCCGGACAAGATGAACAGGGAAATAGATACGACGGCAAGACCGGCG
It contains:
- a CDS encoding PLP-dependent aminotransferase family protein, which encodes MKKYMSILSEMEQKILDGHYHSGQKLPSVRAAMKMYDCSLSTITRVYAELEKRHAVYSIPQSGFYVVENLADRRNRTIDEKIDFASASPDLHLFPYLDFQHCLNKAIDTYKYQLFTYGEPQGMIQLRQTLVSHLADSQVFAKAESIVVTSGAQKALEILTKMPFPNGNTIILVEQPSYDYYLRYLEAERIPVCGIARTSKGIDLRELEMKFKNGGIKFFYTMSRCHNPLGTSYRVEERRAIANLASKYNVFVVEDDYMADLGEAKGFDSIYAYNRTSHIVYLKSFSKIIFPGLRLGAAVLPERLLETFRSYISYGDTSLLSQAALEVYINNGMYTRHKHNIKSQYEARIRFLNEAVQRHDDTGLIEVSDVSSGIYMQFKLPQTVNLEQLIKRLTARDVSVVSGKGFYLSDFLEREKFLRISISKTDSDQIDKGVKAIVEEVKRESRL
- a CDS encoding DMT family transporter translates to MKNQMKLAYLAAVLNAVIVGLSFLFTKVALEYANPLDTLMNRFAASFIIMSIPVAFGWIKLTYRGKPLAKVLLLATMYPIGFFTLQAFGLQSATSSEGGIVFAITPVLTILLAFVFLKETTTVMQKLSIFLSVFGVMFIFIMKGSRLDLSNLTGLSLLFLSCLALAGYSVLAKSLLRTFNPMEITYLMLGIGFITFLIGSVSNHLTAGTIDLLVKPLTNGTFLLSIFYLGVFSSLITALLSNYSLSKLEASKTSVFSNLSTIVSIAAGALFLGEQITIYSIIGSLLIITGVMGTNRFGAKRNKAVNVQAGQVEA
- a CDS encoding nitroreductase family protein, whose product is MSSINQTDFLTIVKERHSVKHYDASHNMSEQEIKELLEIAISAPSAWNLQHWKFLAIIDQAAKEKLLPIAYGQKQVVEAAVVVAILGDLQANLNAEAIYGPDVAAGLLPEKVKLSIFDQIEYQYNNVPTAPRDEAIRNASLAAMQLMLAAKAKGLDSGPMGGYDAEQFVEAFDVPSRYVPVMLVAIGKAAQPARPSSRLPVEQTIVWNHF
- a CDS encoding arylamine N-acetyltransferase, which gives rise to MAECKDIQKIIAEHPESRFNKHRLITKMTKGGNITLTDHSFTQWDHGIMTKEDIDSVRFKLLLNPYFGM